The Selenomonadales bacterium genome contains the following window.
GCATATACGGCAATTTCAGTATACGACAATGGACATGCAAGGCGTAGCGGCATGGCTGCCCCTAGACCGCTTCCTGGAACTCACTGAATGGTTGCTCGGCGGAAGGCCGCCTGCGGCAGCATGGGACGTCTCCCTGCCAGCACAGACCATCAAGTGGGTTATCGCCAAGTGCCCAGGGCAAAGCATTTATGTTGGAATAAGGGGCGGAAAGAAAGCTCTTGATGCCATGGATCTTGCGACGATTAATACAAAAAAATGGCGCATGATAAGCGCTAGTTCTCCGCCGACGTCAGAGTGGGTGGACGGTCAGGAATTCACCCGCATCATGAACACCAAATAGCAGTGTCAACTGAGCAGTTGCACCATCGCGTTGGTGTCCATGCATCTGATAATTTTACTGTGTAGCTCCTCGTACTCCCGCAGGACCTGTAGAGTCGTGAGGAGATTTACCTTGTCGCCATCGGCTTGCAAGTATGGCGCAGAATGCAAAGTCACCGAGCTGTTTGGTTTCCCTAATTTTCCTAAGCGAGGGTAGGGCAGGTCCTTGTGGCCGTGAGTGCGCATGCAATGCTGCCACGTTTCAACTTTCTCTCGAACTTCGTCTAGAGTTAAGCCGGTGGTGTCCATTTTTACGCACATCTTGTGTTGCTCTAGCTGCAAGTACGTCTTAAAACCATGGCTCTCGCGGTATGCCCACCAGAAGGCTAGGAACCCTCCATTAGGGTTAGGCACATAGTCCCATTTCGCGCCCCCAAGCTCTTTCTGCAACCACATATACAAGCCTTGCCATTCGAGTCGATCAGGCCCCCATTTAGGGTCGATATTGTGGTAATTGTTCGTAGCATCGTCAATTTTCGTGAGGTGATCAGTGTAACTTACCAGCAATTCGCTGGTACACCCCTTAGATATGGCGCTCCGAAGCACCCCAAGCATGCGTTGTCTGTCAAACACCTTGAATCCAGCCTTTAAGGGTGCAGAGTAATCGGATTGGTTGCCGGTCTTGTAGTACACCAAAGCCCTATACGGCCGGTCCGCGTACACTTCATTAAGTGACGCCTTATATCTCGTCAGCTGATCGCCGTGTACAGAAGCAAAGACTTTATCCTCGATTGCGAGGAGGTGGGTTTCATTGATCAACACCACGATGTCGACCCTTTGGTCCTGTCTCTTGATATCGATGTTGCCGATTTTAGTTGGCACGTTGAGCTTTGTCGGCGGCAGTTCAAAGCATTCTCGCAAGAATTGCAGCGCAGCGGCGTGCAATGACGGCGAGACAGATCTATAGTCCTCCTTGGCCCAGGCTATTAGCCAACACAAAAATGCGTCCTGGCTAAGTTCGCTAGTGGCATAATCAAAAATGTTGGGATGTCGAGTTTGTGCGCTTGCACTACTACATGGTGGTTGGCAAGGGTCTGACATGTTAATCCTCCGTCTCTATTCCCTGTGGAACTGCTCACGTTATGTGCGTGACTATTCTTTACAGCTGCTTCACTTCCCTGCCGCTTTGCCACATATTTCTCAAGGCCATTGCGACAACATCAAAGGAGGGATTTTATGCTCTTGCGTCCGGATATCGCCCTAGAACTAAAGGCGGCATATGATGAGTTGCTTGGCAAAGGGGGTATTGAACCCCGGCAGAAAACAGAGGCCTTTAGGGCCACGTTTTTGGTCCGCTTCGGACCCGATGTCTTAAGGCAGCTAAGTGGCGAAAAGCTGTTGTCTGCCATGCACGACAATACGGTCGACAGCTTAGTCTATTGGTTGGAGTATAAGAACGACCTAGAGTTTGTAACCAAGGCCTTCGGCGGTATCGGCGGAGGGGCGGCAATGAAATATGGGTTATACCGCAGCCAAAATACGAACGAATGGGTGGCAGGTAAGCATCATGCCGAGCGCCGCCGGGTGAGCATTGACGAAGCTATTGAAATTGCTCGGAATCACCGTAATCAGCTGATGTACGCAGTAGCAGCACTTGAAAAACTACCGGATGACGCAGGCGACGCTGATTACATAGCGCTGCAAAAGGAACTGGACAAAAACTGCAGGGACATAGCGAATACGGCTTGGGCCCATAAGTATCTGCACATTGTCTTCCCGAAAAGGATTGATAACTTTCACATCGTGGATTGGCAGTACTATTACCTGCCCAAGCTGCTAATAGAGAGGGCACTGTACGCCGGCAAATTTGTAGCCGCCGCAAAGTATGCTGCTGTAGCCAAAGAGCTAGGTATTCCTATTGCGCATCTTACTAAGACACTCAAGCATCTGTTTGGTTCGCCTAGGCCTGTGTGGCG
Protein-coding sequences here:
- a CDS encoding PD-(D/E)XK nuclease family protein — encoded protein: MSDPCQPPCSSASAQTRHPNIFDYATSELSQDAFLCWLIAWAKEDYRSVSPSLHAAALQFLRECFELPPTKLNVPTKIGNIDIKRQDQRVDIVVLINETHLLAIEDKVFASVHGDQLTRYKASLNEVYADRPYRALVYYKTGNQSDYSAPLKAGFKVFDRQRMLGVLRSAISKGCTSELLVSYTDHLTKIDDATNNYHNIDPKWGPDRLEWQGLYMWLQKELGGAKWDYVPNPNGGFLAFWWAYRESHGFKTYLQLEQHKMCVKMDTTGLTLDEVREKVETWQHCMRTHGHKDLPYPRLGKLGKPNSSVTLHSAPYLQADGDKVNLLTTLQVLREYEELHSKIIRCMDTNAMVQLLS